A genomic window from Camelus ferus isolate YT-003-E chromosome X, BCGSAC_Cfer_1.0, whole genome shotgun sequence includes:
- the TFE3 gene encoding transcription factor E3: MSHAAEPARDGVEASAEGPRAVFVLLEERRSADSAQLLSLNSLLPESGIVADIELENVLDPDSFYELKSQPLSLRSSLPISLQATPATPATLSASSSAGGSRTPAMSSSSSSRVLLRQQLMRAQAQEQERRERREQAAASPFPTPAPASPAISVVGVSAGGHTLGRPPPAQVPREVLKVQTHLENPTRYHLQQARRQQVKQYLSTTLGPKLASQALTPPPGAASAQPLPAPETAHATGPTGSAPNSPMALLTIGSSSEKEIDDVIDEIISLESSYDEMLSYLPGGTTGLQLPSTLPVSGNLLDVYSSQGVATPAITVSNSCPAELPNIKREISETEAKALLKERQKKDNHNLIERRRRFNINDRIKELGTLIPKSSDPEMRWNKGTILKASVDYIRKLQKEQQRSKDLESRQRSLEQANRSLQLRIQELELQAQIHGLPVPPTPGLLSLATTSASDSLKPEQLDVEEEGRPGTATFPAGGGPAQSTPHQQPPAPPSDALLDLHFPSDHLGDLGDPFHLGLEDILMEEEEGVVGGLSGGALSPLRAASDPLLSSVSPAVSKASSRRSSFSMEEES, from the exons ATGTCTCATGCGGCCGAGCCAGCTCGGGACGGCGTAGAGGCCAGCGCAGAGGGCCCTCGAGCCGTGTTCGTGCTGTTGGAGGAGCGCAGGTCGGCCGACTCGGCCCAGCTGCTCAG cctgaaCTCCTTGCTTCCGGAATCCGGGATTGTTGCTGACATCGAATTAGAAAACGTCCTTGATCCTGACAGTTTCTACGAGCTCAAAAGTCAACCCCTATCACTACGCTCAAG CCTCCCAATATCACTGCAGGCCACACCAGCCACCCCAGCTACACTCTCTGCATCATCTTCTGCAGGGGGCTCCAGGACCCCTGCCATGTCGTCATCTTCTTCATCACGGGTCTTGCTGCGGCAGCAGCTAATGCGGGCCCAGGCCCAGGAGCAGGAGAGGCGTGAGCGTCGGGAACAGGCTGCAGCCTCTCCCTTCCCTACTCCTGCACCTGCCTCTCCTGCCATCTCTGTGGTCGGCGTCTCCGCTGGGGGCCACACATTGGGTCGTCCTCCCCCTGCTCAGGTGCCCAGGGAGGTGCTCAAG GTGCAGACCCATCTGGAGAACCCAACGCGCTACCATCTGCAGCAGGCACGCCGGCAGCAGGTGAAACAGTACCTGTCCACCACACTTGGGCCCAAGCTGGCTTCCCAGGCCCTCACCCCACCACCAGGGGCTGCTAGTGCCCAGCCACTCCCTGCCCCTGAGACTGCCCACGCTACTGGCCCCACAGGCAGTGCTCCCAACAGCCCCATGGCGCTGCTCACCATCGGGTCTAGCTCAGAGAAGGAG ATTGATGATGTCATTGATGAGATCATCAGCCTGGAATCCAGTTACGATGAGATGCTCAGCTATCTGCCTGGAGGCACCACAGGGCTGCAGCTCCCCAGCACG CTGCCTGTGTCAGGGAATCTGCTTGATGTGTACAGTAGTCAGGGTGTGGCCACGCCAGCCATCACGGTCAGCAACTCCTGTCCAGCTGAGCTGCCCAATATCAAACGGGAGATCTCTG AGACAGAGGCCAAGGCCCTTTTGAAGGAACGGCAGAAGAAAGACAATCACAACCTAA TTGAACGTCGCAGGCGATTCAACATTAACGACAGGATCAAGGAGTTGGGCACCCTCATCCCCAAGTCCAGTGACCC GGAGATGCGTTGGAACAAGGGCACCATCCTGAAAGCTTCTGTGGATTATATCCGCAAATTGCAGAAGGAGCAGCAGCGCTCCAAAGACCTGGAGAGCCGGCAGCGATCCCTGGAGCAAGCCAACCGCAGCCTGCAGCTCCGAATTCAG GAGCTGGAACTGCAGGCCCAGATCCATGGTCTGCCAgtgcctcccaccccagggcttcTCTCGCTGGCCACAACTTCAGCCTCTGACAGCCTCAAGCCAGAGCAACTGGATGTGGAAGAGGAGGGCAGGCCAGGCACAGCAACGTTTCCTGCAGGGGGGGGACCTGCCCAGAGCACTCCCCATCAGCAGCCCCCGGCACCACCATCGGATGCCCTTCTGGACCTGCACTTTCCCAGCGACCACCTGGGAGATCTAGGGGACCCCTTCCATCTGGGGCTGGAGGACAttctgatggaggaggaggagggggtggtggggggactGTCAGGGGGCGCCCTGTCGCCACTGCGGGCTGCCTCTGATCCCCTGCTTTCTTCAGTATCCCCTGCAGTCTCCAAGGCCAGCAGTCGCCGCAGCAGCTTCAGCATGGAGGAGGAGTCCTGA
- the CCDC120 gene encoding coiled-coil domain-containing protein 120 isoform X3, with amino-acid sequence MEVKGQLISSPTFNASAALFGEAAPQVKSERLRGLLDRQRALQEALSLKLQELRKVCLQEAELTGQLPPECPLEPGERPQLVRRRPPAARAYPPPHTNPAHHSLCPAEELALEALEREVSVQQQITAAARRLALAPELNAEQRRRRRQVQADALRRLHELEEQLGDVRARLGLPVLPPLQPLPLSTGAVITAQGVCLGTRLTQLSQEDVVLHSESSSLSESGASHDNEEPRGCFPLAERPSPPKAWDQLRAVSGGSPERRTPWKAPPSDLYGDLKSRRNSVASPTSPTRSLPRSASSFEGRSVPATPVLTRGAGPQLCKPEGLHSRQWSGSQDSQMGFPRADPVSDRASLFAARTRRSNSSEALLVDRAAGGGAGSPPAPLVPPAAGPPVCKSSEVLYERPQPTPAFSSRTAGPPDPPRAARPSSAAPASRGAPRLPPVCGDFLLDYSLDRGLPRGGGGTGWGELLPTAEVPGPLSRRDGLLAMLPGPPPVYAADGSSPLLRSKDPHSRAARTKPCGLPLEAAEGPEVHPNPLLWMPPPARLPPAAERSGHKNLALEGLRDWYIRNSGLAAGPQRRPVLPAMGPQHPPFLHARCYEVGQALYGAPSQAPLPHSRSFTAPPVSGRYYADFLYPPELSARLSDLTLEGEQSSGSDPQTPGTLV; translated from the exons ATGGAAGTCAAAGGTCAGCTGATCAGCTCTCCCACCTTCAATGCCTCAG CTGCCCTGTTTGGAGAGGCTGCCCCCCAAGTGAAGTCAGAGCGGCTCCGGGGGCTGCTTGACCGGCAGCGGGCCCTGCAGGAGGCCCTGAGTCTGAAACTTCAGGAGCTACGAAAAGTGTGTCTCCAGGAGGCG GAGCTGACTGGCCAACTGCCCCCAGAGTGCCCACTGGAGCCTGGGGAACGGCCCCAGTTGGTCCGCCGGCGGCCCCCTGCAGCCCGAGCCTACCCTCCACCACACACCAACCCAGCACACCACTCCTTGTGTCCCGCTGAG GAGCTGGCGCTTGAGGCCCTGGAGCGCGAGGTGTCAGTGCAGCAGCAGATTACGGCAGCTGCCCGCCGCCTGGCCTTGGCCCCCGAGCTGAATGCCGAGCAGCGCCGGCGTCGGCGCCAGGTCCAGGCAGATGCGCTGCGGAGGCTGCATGAGCTGGAGGAGCAGCTCGGGGATGTCCGGGCCCGCCTGGGCCTCCCGGTGCTCCCGCCGCTCCAGCCCCTGCCACTGTCCACCGGCGCAGTTATCACTGCCCAGGGAGTCTGCCTGGGCACACGCCTCACTCAGCTCAGCCAAG AGGACGTAGTTCTGCACTCAGAGAGCAGCTCCCTCTCAGAGTCTGGGGCCAGCCATGATAACG AGGAGCCCCGTGGCTGCTTCCCTCTGGCTGAGCGCCCCTCACCACCCAAAGCCTGGGACCAGCTGCGGGCAGTATCTGGGGGCAGCCCTGAGCGGCGAACCCCATGGAAAGCACCCCCGTCGGATCTTTATGGGGATCTGAAGAGCCGGCGGAACTCTGTGGCCAGCCCCACCAG CCCCACACGCTCGCTGCCCAGGAGTGCCTCCAGTTTTGAGGGGCGAAGTGTGCCTGCCACCCCTGTCCTCACCCGGGGCGCTGGCCCCCAGCTCTGCAA ACCCGAAGGCCTCCATTCTCGCCAGTGGTCCGGCAGCCAGGACTCCCAGATGGGCTTCCCCCGGGCTGACCCTGTCTCCGACCGCGCCTCCCTCTTCGCTGCTCGCACCCGCCGCAGCAATAGCTCCGAGGCCCTGCTGGTGGACCGGGCGGCTGGTGGGGGAGCTGGCTCCCCACCTGCGCCTCTGGTGCCCCCTGCCGCTGGGCCCCCGGTCTGCAAGAGCAGTGAGGTGCTGTACGAGCGCCCGCAACCCacccctgccttctcctcccgTACAGCTGGCCCCCCAGACCCTCCCCGGGCTGCCCGGCCTAGCTCAGCCGCCCCCGCCTCTCGCGGGGCCCCCCGCCTCCCACCTGTGTGCGGGGACTTCCTCTTGGACTATTCCCTGGACCGGGGCCTGCCCCGCGGTGGCGGCGGGACCGGCTGGGGGGAGCTGCTGCCCACAGCCGAGGTCCCAGGACCCCTCTCCCGCCGGGATGGGCTCCTCGCCATGCTCCCAGGCCCACCACCTGTGTACGCAGCTGACGGCAGCAGCCCCCTTCTCCGCAGCAAGGACCCCCACAGCCGTGCCGCCCGCACCAAGCCCTGTGGCCTGCCCCTGGAGGCTGCCGAGGGTCCGGAGGTGCATCCCAACCCCCTGCTGTGGATGCCCCCTCCCGCCCGTCTTCCCCCGGCTGCTGAGCGCAGCGGCCACAAGAACCTGGCCCTGGAGGGGCTGCGGGACTGGTACATCCGGAACTCGGGACTGGCCGCGGGGCCCCAGCGCCGGCCTGTGCTCCCCGCCATGGGCCCGCAGCACCCACCCTTCCTCCATGCTCGCTGCTATGAGGTGGGCCAGGCGCTGTACGGGGCCCCCAGCCAGGCGCCGCTCCCACACTCAAGGAGTTTCACGGCGCCCCCTGTCTCCGGCAG
- the CCDC120 gene encoding coiled-coil domain-containing protein 120 isoform X2, translating into MEVKAALFGEAAPQVKSERLRGLLDRQRALQEALSLKLQELRKVCLQEAELTGQLPPECPLEPGERPQLVRRRPPAARAYPPPHTNPAHHSLCPAEELALEALEREVSVQQQITAAARRLALAPELNAEQRRRRRQVQADALRRLHELEEQLGDVRARLGLPVLPPLQPLPLSTGAVITAQGVCLGTRLTQLSQEDVVLHSESSSLSESGASHDNEEPRGCFPLAERPSPPKAWDQLRAVSGGSPERRTPWKAPPSDLYGDLKSRRNSVASPTSPTRSLPRSASSFEGRSVPATPVLTRGAGPQLCKPEGLHSRQWSGSQDSQMGFPRADPVSDRASLFAARTRRSNSSEALLVDRAAGGGAGSPPAPLVPPAAGPPVCKSSEVLYERPQPTPAFSSRTAGPPDPPRAARPSSAAPASRGAPRLPPVCGDFLLDYSLDRGLPRGGGGTGWGELLPTAEVPGPLSRRDGLLAMLPGPPPVYAADGSSPLLRSKDPHSRAARTKPCGLPLEAAEGPEVHPNPLLWMPPPARLPPAAERSGHKNLALEGLRDWYIRNSGLAAGPQRRPVLPAMGPQHPPFLHARCYEVGQALYGAPSQAPLPHSRSFTAPPVSGRYGGCFY; encoded by the exons ATGGAAGTCAAAG CTGCCCTGTTTGGAGAGGCTGCCCCCCAAGTGAAGTCAGAGCGGCTCCGGGGGCTGCTTGACCGGCAGCGGGCCCTGCAGGAGGCCCTGAGTCTGAAACTTCAGGAGCTACGAAAAGTGTGTCTCCAGGAGGCG GAGCTGACTGGCCAACTGCCCCCAGAGTGCCCACTGGAGCCTGGGGAACGGCCCCAGTTGGTCCGCCGGCGGCCCCCTGCAGCCCGAGCCTACCCTCCACCACACACCAACCCAGCACACCACTCCTTGTGTCCCGCTGAG GAGCTGGCGCTTGAGGCCCTGGAGCGCGAGGTGTCAGTGCAGCAGCAGATTACGGCAGCTGCCCGCCGCCTGGCCTTGGCCCCCGAGCTGAATGCCGAGCAGCGCCGGCGTCGGCGCCAGGTCCAGGCAGATGCGCTGCGGAGGCTGCATGAGCTGGAGGAGCAGCTCGGGGATGTCCGGGCCCGCCTGGGCCTCCCGGTGCTCCCGCCGCTCCAGCCCCTGCCACTGTCCACCGGCGCAGTTATCACTGCCCAGGGAGTCTGCCTGGGCACACGCCTCACTCAGCTCAGCCAAG AGGACGTAGTTCTGCACTCAGAGAGCAGCTCCCTCTCAGAGTCTGGGGCCAGCCATGATAACG AGGAGCCCCGTGGCTGCTTCCCTCTGGCTGAGCGCCCCTCACCACCCAAAGCCTGGGACCAGCTGCGGGCAGTATCTGGGGGCAGCCCTGAGCGGCGAACCCCATGGAAAGCACCCCCGTCGGATCTTTATGGGGATCTGAAGAGCCGGCGGAACTCTGTGGCCAGCCCCACCAG CCCCACACGCTCGCTGCCCAGGAGTGCCTCCAGTTTTGAGGGGCGAAGTGTGCCTGCCACCCCTGTCCTCACCCGGGGCGCTGGCCCCCAGCTCTGCAA ACCCGAAGGCCTCCATTCTCGCCAGTGGTCCGGCAGCCAGGACTCCCAGATGGGCTTCCCCCGGGCTGACCCTGTCTCCGACCGCGCCTCCCTCTTCGCTGCTCGCACCCGCCGCAGCAATAGCTCCGAGGCCCTGCTGGTGGACCGGGCGGCTGGTGGGGGAGCTGGCTCCCCACCTGCGCCTCTGGTGCCCCCTGCCGCTGGGCCCCCGGTCTGCAAGAGCAGTGAGGTGCTGTACGAGCGCCCGCAACCCacccctgccttctcctcccgTACAGCTGGCCCCCCAGACCCTCCCCGGGCTGCCCGGCCTAGCTCAGCCGCCCCCGCCTCTCGCGGGGCCCCCCGCCTCCCACCTGTGTGCGGGGACTTCCTCTTGGACTATTCCCTGGACCGGGGCCTGCCCCGCGGTGGCGGCGGGACCGGCTGGGGGGAGCTGCTGCCCACAGCCGAGGTCCCAGGACCCCTCTCCCGCCGGGATGGGCTCCTCGCCATGCTCCCAGGCCCACCACCTGTGTACGCAGCTGACGGCAGCAGCCCCCTTCTCCGCAGCAAGGACCCCCACAGCCGTGCCGCCCGCACCAAGCCCTGTGGCCTGCCCCTGGAGGCTGCCGAGGGTCCGGAGGTGCATCCCAACCCCCTGCTGTGGATGCCCCCTCCCGCCCGTCTTCCCCCGGCTGCTGAGCGCAGCGGCCACAAGAACCTGGCCCTGGAGGGGCTGCGGGACTGGTACATCCGGAACTCGGGACTGGCCGCGGGGCCCCAGCGCCGGCCTGTGCTCCCCGCCATGGGCCCGCAGCACCCACCCTTCCTCCATGCTCGCTGCTATGAGGTGGGCCAGGCGCTGTACGGGGCCCCCAGCCAGGCGCCGCTCCCACACTCAAGGAGTTTCACGGCGCCCCCTGTCTCCGGCAGGTATGGGGGGTGCTTTTACTGA
- the CCDC120 gene encoding coiled-coil domain-containing protein 120 isoform X1, with protein sequence MEVKGQLISSPTFNASAALFGEAAPQVKSERLRGLLDRQRALQEALSLKLQELRKVCLQEAELTGQLPPECPLEPGERPQLVRRRPPAARAYPPPHTNPAHHSLCPAEELALEALEREVSVQQQITAAARRLALAPELNAEQRRRRRQVQADALRRLHELEEQLGDVRARLGLPVLPPLQPLPLSTGAVITAQGVCLGTRLTQLSQEDVVLHSESSSLSESGASHDNEEPRGCFPLAERPSPPKAWDQLRAVSGGSPERRTPWKAPPSDLYGDLKSRRNSVASPTSPTRSLPRSASSFEGRSVPATPVLTRGAGPQLCKPEGLHSRQWSGSQDSQMGFPRADPVSDRASLFAARTRRSNSSEALLVDRAAGGGAGSPPAPLVPPAAGPPVCKSSEVLYERPQPTPAFSSRTAGPPDPPRAARPSSAAPASRGAPRLPPVCGDFLLDYSLDRGLPRGGGGTGWGELLPTAEVPGPLSRRDGLLAMLPGPPPVYAADGSSPLLRSKDPHSRAARTKPCGLPLEAAEGPEVHPNPLLWMPPPARLPPAAERSGHKNLALEGLRDWYIRNSGLAAGPQRRPVLPAMGPQHPPFLHARCYEVGQALYGAPSQAPLPHSRSFTAPPVSGRYGGCFY encoded by the exons ATGGAAGTCAAAGGTCAGCTGATCAGCTCTCCCACCTTCAATGCCTCAG CTGCCCTGTTTGGAGAGGCTGCCCCCCAAGTGAAGTCAGAGCGGCTCCGGGGGCTGCTTGACCGGCAGCGGGCCCTGCAGGAGGCCCTGAGTCTGAAACTTCAGGAGCTACGAAAAGTGTGTCTCCAGGAGGCG GAGCTGACTGGCCAACTGCCCCCAGAGTGCCCACTGGAGCCTGGGGAACGGCCCCAGTTGGTCCGCCGGCGGCCCCCTGCAGCCCGAGCCTACCCTCCACCACACACCAACCCAGCACACCACTCCTTGTGTCCCGCTGAG GAGCTGGCGCTTGAGGCCCTGGAGCGCGAGGTGTCAGTGCAGCAGCAGATTACGGCAGCTGCCCGCCGCCTGGCCTTGGCCCCCGAGCTGAATGCCGAGCAGCGCCGGCGTCGGCGCCAGGTCCAGGCAGATGCGCTGCGGAGGCTGCATGAGCTGGAGGAGCAGCTCGGGGATGTCCGGGCCCGCCTGGGCCTCCCGGTGCTCCCGCCGCTCCAGCCCCTGCCACTGTCCACCGGCGCAGTTATCACTGCCCAGGGAGTCTGCCTGGGCACACGCCTCACTCAGCTCAGCCAAG AGGACGTAGTTCTGCACTCAGAGAGCAGCTCCCTCTCAGAGTCTGGGGCCAGCCATGATAACG AGGAGCCCCGTGGCTGCTTCCCTCTGGCTGAGCGCCCCTCACCACCCAAAGCCTGGGACCAGCTGCGGGCAGTATCTGGGGGCAGCCCTGAGCGGCGAACCCCATGGAAAGCACCCCCGTCGGATCTTTATGGGGATCTGAAGAGCCGGCGGAACTCTGTGGCCAGCCCCACCAG CCCCACACGCTCGCTGCCCAGGAGTGCCTCCAGTTTTGAGGGGCGAAGTGTGCCTGCCACCCCTGTCCTCACCCGGGGCGCTGGCCCCCAGCTCTGCAA ACCCGAAGGCCTCCATTCTCGCCAGTGGTCCGGCAGCCAGGACTCCCAGATGGGCTTCCCCCGGGCTGACCCTGTCTCCGACCGCGCCTCCCTCTTCGCTGCTCGCACCCGCCGCAGCAATAGCTCCGAGGCCCTGCTGGTGGACCGGGCGGCTGGTGGGGGAGCTGGCTCCCCACCTGCGCCTCTGGTGCCCCCTGCCGCTGGGCCCCCGGTCTGCAAGAGCAGTGAGGTGCTGTACGAGCGCCCGCAACCCacccctgccttctcctcccgTACAGCTGGCCCCCCAGACCCTCCCCGGGCTGCCCGGCCTAGCTCAGCCGCCCCCGCCTCTCGCGGGGCCCCCCGCCTCCCACCTGTGTGCGGGGACTTCCTCTTGGACTATTCCCTGGACCGGGGCCTGCCCCGCGGTGGCGGCGGGACCGGCTGGGGGGAGCTGCTGCCCACAGCCGAGGTCCCAGGACCCCTCTCCCGCCGGGATGGGCTCCTCGCCATGCTCCCAGGCCCACCACCTGTGTACGCAGCTGACGGCAGCAGCCCCCTTCTCCGCAGCAAGGACCCCCACAGCCGTGCCGCCCGCACCAAGCCCTGTGGCCTGCCCCTGGAGGCTGCCGAGGGTCCGGAGGTGCATCCCAACCCCCTGCTGTGGATGCCCCCTCCCGCCCGTCTTCCCCCGGCTGCTGAGCGCAGCGGCCACAAGAACCTGGCCCTGGAGGGGCTGCGGGACTGGTACATCCGGAACTCGGGACTGGCCGCGGGGCCCCAGCGCCGGCCTGTGCTCCCCGCCATGGGCCCGCAGCACCCACCCTTCCTCCATGCTCGCTGCTATGAGGTGGGCCAGGCGCTGTACGGGGCCCCCAGCCAGGCGCCGCTCCCACACTCAAGGAGTTTCACGGCGCCCCCTGTCTCCGGCAGGTATGGGGGGTGCTTTTACTGA